Proteins co-encoded in one Amaranthus tricolor cultivar Red isolate AtriRed21 chromosome 7, ASM2621246v1, whole genome shotgun sequence genomic window:
- the LOC130818059 gene encoding amino-acid permease BAT1 homolog → MQTIDSMEMDSGEKRLNELGYKQELRREMTLFKTLAISFSTMTLFTGITPLFGSSLQYAGPASLVWGWVVVSFFTWFVGVAMSEICSSFPTTGSLYFWAAHLAGPKWGPFASWCCAWFETIGLIAGIGTQAYAGSQVMQSIILLCTGTNKGGGYFAPKWLFLCMYIALTLIWAVLNTFALEVIAFIDIISIWWQMIGGAVIVIMLPLVALTTKPASFVFSHFEMMSSTTGISDKVYAVVLSMLVSQYSLYGYDAAAHLTEETRGADKNGPIAILTSLGIISVFGWAYILALTFSIQDLNYLYDTNNETAGAFVPAQILYDAFHGRYHNSAGAIVLLFIIWGSFFFGGLSITTSAARVVYALSRDGGVPFSSIWRKVHPKHKVPANAVWLCAALCILLGLPILKLNVVFTAITSICTIGWVGGYAVPIFARMVMAEENFKPGPFYLGRASRPVCLIAFLWICYTCSVFVLPTYYPISWNTFNYAPAALGIVLGLIMLWWVVDARKWFKGPVRNIDAQNGKV, encoded by the exons ATGCAAACTATTGATTCAATGGAAATGGATTCAGGAGAAAAGAGGCTTAATGAGCTTGGTTATAAGCAAGAACTCAGGAGAGAAATG ACACTTTTCAAGACATTGGCAATATCATTTTCAACAATGACTTTATTTACAGGGATAACTCCTCTGTTTGGTTCAAGTCTACAATATGCAGGACCTGCAAGTCTTGTATGGGGATGGGTTGTTGTTTCCTTTTTCACTTGGTTTGTTGGTGTTGCCATGTCTGAAATTTGCTCCTCTTTTCCG ACAACAGGTTCTCTTTACTTTTGGGCTGCACATTTAGCTGGACCAAAATGGGGCCCATTTGCATCTTGGTGCTGTGCGTGGTTCGAGACTATAGGCCTTATAGCTGGCATAGGTACTCAG GCTTATGCAGGATCACAAGTCATGCAGAGCATCATATTGCTATGCACCGGGACAAACAAAGGTGGAGGATACTTTGCTCCAAAATGGTTGTTTTTGTGCATGTATATAGCATTAACACTCATATGGGCTGTGCTCAACACATTTGCCTTGGAAGTCATCGCTTTCATCGACATTATATCTATATGGTGGCAG ATGATTGGTGGCGCGGTTATTGTTATAATGCTTCCACTGGTGGCTCTAACTACAAAGCCAGCATCCTTTGTGTTCTCTCATTTTGAAATGATGTCTAGCACAACGGGGATATCAGATAAAGTATATGCAGTCGTTCTATCAATGCTTGTTAGCCAGTATTCATTGTATGGATATGATGCAGCAGCACATCTTACTGAAGAAACTAGAGGAGCAGACAAGAATGGACCTATTGCAATTCTTACTAGTTTAGGAATCATTTCTGTGTTCGGATGGGCATATATCTTGGCCCTCACTTTCAGCATTCAG GATTTGAACTACCTGTATGATACCAACAATGAGACGGCGGGAGCATTTGTACCAGCCCAGATACTTTATGATGCATTTCATGGAAGATACCATAATTCTGCTGGAGCAATTGTATTGCTTTTCATCATTTGGGGATCCTTTTTCTTTGGTGGCCTTTCAATCACTACAAGTGCTGCTAGAGTT GTGTATGCATTATCCAGAGATGGTGGAGTTCCATTTTCATCAATCTGGCGAAAAGTTCACCCGAAGCATAAAGTTCCTGCTAATGCAGTGTGGCTCTGTGCAGCTCTCTGCATTCTACTCGGACTCCCCATATTGAAACTCAACGTAGTATTCACCGCAATAACGTCAATATGCACCATTGGGTGGGTTGGTGGTTATGCAGTTCCAATTTTCGCGAGAATGGTAATGGCGGAGGAAAACTTCAAACCCGGCCCATTTTATCTTGGGAGAGCAAGCAGGCCAGTTTGTTTAATTGCATTTTTATGGATTTGTTATACTTGTTCTGTCTTTGTTTTACCAACTTACTATCCTATCTCATGGAACACCTTTAATTATGCACCAGCTGCTTTAGGGATAGTTTTGGGTCTTATTATGCTTTGGTGGGTTGTAGATGCTAGGAAATGGTTCAAAGGACCTGTTAGGAATATCGATGCTCAAAATGGCAAAGTTTGA